From one Elusimicrobiota bacterium genomic stretch:
- a CDS encoding carboxypeptidase regulatory-like domain-containing protein encodes MYQKKNWLTQLLVISFLCTQLEGIGSTAEVMNAELCFYRGDEVYSIFRDVAVNNLRSDEEKVKAVLTELVNGLLPEEKVAYLRTAIPAGTEVIGVKIAGEVIYIDFTSQIVKGINEVSLAEISRQVLFTARIIVPAVNTYKITSMGKPLGEYIPKIVMTEKEKVDLQKSLKLYRAPIPPVAPRTNDGPFTGKNISVSPGHGYWYTCYAWVFQRGQVFGFEDNDAALREDHTNWHMMRHVINYLLDGGASVFPCRDMNMSSGNDTDESDIGLAAPNKPWWLMAGKYYIKKVGAPKAVSDPSTSAQSCDPQNQKAKDWKARPYYGNWLLKNGPGMDFHIAFHTNASSNASVRGMQFYVDVDANADNGSDYDGGNLQVHVDNIPKHRLSAQKVYAQADKLIKKYYDPTWKSVAIYYTDWQYSENHHSQAPCFMAEFLYHTNAMDTKALLDEKFRRLAGQAYYKGLCDYWGITEYGLPVTITDLKAYPGSSAGQVRLVWSAPGEDYTYVSAIKYVLKYSNAPIDTKTKFDAATVYPQAWVPKYRWWMEEKVIDGFTPGVTYYFAITSENDTEDISKVSNSAGTYAKNAGVIITGDISGNIKDLLASVAVSTAQVMLVPNGDGVYPDKNGNYRIANLTPGVYTLNITAAGYSAQTKTCAVVAQSTVTVNFYLVSGSSGAINGRAVNKLTGEPVSGVKIVNTSNNNATVYTDTSGDYIFGSLSPGAYFITTQVAGYQNANSLCTVSAGNLTVLDFSLTPSGVTTGNLNVRVLDSVNTLLTLNGADCFLSPENRHVLTNTGGVYSFNNIVSGSHTVTVNLADYAVASSTCSITSGVTAELIIRLIPLASVCGVYGIVTNKTTSAALQDAGISILENSRVAQSGSNGVYEFTNLSSGTYNLAVSLSGYESSTTTFTLGSGERKEVNFELTPLASITEISGRVTDNTGNAIKGATVKVVKGNTVNTLITDANGNYKLSNISAAGYYNVEFSHIGYETVSKNNQYITLGSANVINAQMQPVETLQNVQLSNSVYTPIRDGVAQVLTLKFNVSSGESNVVVRVYDIKGRSVRQMENVMVNGTAAETSWDGNDNAGRAVPGGVYIYQIEAGGKVRTGKILVAK; translated from the coding sequence GGTTAACCCAACTTTTAGTTATCTCATTTTTGTGTACGCAGTTGGAAGGTATTGGTTCAACTGCGGAAGTTATGAATGCGGAACTATGTTTTTACCGCGGGGATGAGGTGTACTCAATTTTCCGTGATGTCGCGGTTAATAATTTGCGTTCTGATGAAGAAAAGGTTAAGGCTGTACTTACCGAACTTGTAAATGGTTTATTACCGGAAGAAAAAGTTGCATACCTGCGTACTGCAATCCCTGCTGGGACGGAAGTTATCGGTGTGAAGATTGCAGGGGAGGTAATATATATTGATTTTACATCTCAAATTGTTAAAGGTATAAACGAAGTGTCGTTAGCAGAGATTTCAAGGCAGGTGTTGTTCACTGCTAGAATTATAGTTCCTGCGGTTAATACTTATAAAATAACATCGATGGGTAAGCCGTTGGGTGAGTACATACCCAAAATTGTGATGACTGAAAAGGAAAAGGTGGACCTACAAAAGTCGTTGAAACTGTACCGTGCGCCAATACCGCCGGTAGCGCCTCGGACTAACGACGGGCCGTTTACCGGGAAAAATATTTCTGTAAGTCCCGGGCATGGGTATTGGTATACGTGCTATGCCTGGGTGTTCCAGCGTGGGCAGGTGTTTGGGTTTGAGGATAATGACGCTGCGTTGCGGGAAGATCATACAAATTGGCATATGATGCGCCACGTGATTAATTACTTGCTTGACGGCGGGGCATCTGTATTCCCGTGCCGTGATATGAATATGTCCTCCGGGAATGATACTGATGAGTCGGATATCGGCCTTGCTGCACCAAATAAGCCGTGGTGGTTGATGGCAGGGAAGTATTACATAAAAAAAGTTGGTGCACCAAAAGCGGTCTCCGATCCTAGTACGTCAGCGCAAAGTTGTGATCCTCAAAACCAAAAGGCAAAGGATTGGAAAGCACGGCCGTATTACGGGAATTGGTTGCTAAAAAACGGGCCGGGGATGGATTTTCATATTGCGTTCCATACAAACGCGAGTAGTAACGCGTCAGTCCGCGGGATGCAGTTTTATGTTGATGTAGATGCAAATGCGGATAATGGTAGTGATTACGATGGGGGTAATCTTCAGGTGCATGTGGATAATATACCTAAACACCGCTTATCTGCGCAAAAAGTGTATGCCCAGGCGGATAAGTTAATTAAAAAGTATTATGACCCGACTTGGAAGTCCGTAGCAATTTATTATACTGACTGGCAGTACTCGGAGAATCATCATTCCCAGGCGCCGTGTTTTATGGCGGAATTTTTGTATCACACAAATGCAATGGATACTAAAGCGTTACTTGACGAAAAGTTCAGGAGGCTTGCAGGGCAGGCGTATTACAAAGGTTTATGTGATTACTGGGGTATAACGGAATACGGGTTGCCGGTTACTATTACCGACCTTAAGGCGTATCCCGGGAGTTCTGCCGGGCAAGTGAGGCTCGTGTGGAGCGCGCCAGGTGAGGATTATACGTATGTCAGCGCAATTAAGTATGTGTTAAAATATTCAAATGCTCCTATTGACACAAAAACTAAGTTTGACGCTGCAACAGTGTATCCGCAAGCATGGGTGCCGAAGTATCGATGGTGGATGGAAGAAAAGGTTATTGACGGGTTCACTCCGGGTGTAACTTACTATTTTGCTATAACTTCAGAGAATGATACTGAAGATATTTCAAAAGTGTCAAATTCAGCTGGGACATACGCAAAAAATGCGGGGGTAATTATTACCGGGGATATTAGCGGGAATATTAAGGATTTACTGGCTAGTGTTGCAGTATCTACCGCCCAAGTAATGTTAGTGCCTAATGGTGACGGTGTGTATCCTGATAAAAACGGGAATTACAGGATAGCAAACCTTACTCCGGGGGTTTATACGTTAAACATTACTGCCGCAGGGTATTCTGCTCAAACAAAAACGTGTGCGGTTGTCGCACAGTCAACTGTTACTGTAAATTTCTACCTCGTGTCCGGTTCCAGCGGTGCGATTAACGGCCGTGCGGTGAATAAACTTACCGGAGAACCTGTATCGGGTGTGAAGATAGTTAATACTTCAAATAATAATGCGACAGTGTATACTGACACCAGCGGGGATTATATTTTTGGTAGCCTTTCTCCGGGGGCGTATTTTATCACTACTCAGGTTGCGGGGTATCAAAATGCGAATAGTTTGTGTACCGTAAGCGCTGGGAATTTGACGGTATTGGATTTTTCATTAACCCCAAGTGGTGTCACTACCGGGAATTTGAATGTCCGTGTTCTGGATTCTGTTAATACATTGTTGACACTTAACGGTGCGGATTGTTTCCTAAGCCCGGAAAACCGGCATGTACTGACTAATACCGGCGGGGTGTATAGTTTCAACAATATTGTTTCAGGGAGCCATACTGTGACGGTTAATCTCGCGGATTATGCTGTTGCGTCGTCCACGTGTTCAATTACTTCAGGGGTTACAGCAGAACTTATAATAAGATTGATACCGTTAGCTTCCGTTTGCGGGGTTTATGGGATAGTAACAAATAAAACTACTTCCGCAGCGTTGCAGGATGCAGGGATTAGTATTTTAGAGAATAGCAGGGTTGCACAGTCAGGATCTAACGGTGTATATGAGTTCACGAATTTATCTTCCGGCACTTACAATCTTGCAGTTTCTCTTTCCGGTTATGAATCAAGTACAACAACGTTTACCCTGGGGTCAGGTGAACGTAAAGAAGTTAATTTTGAACTTACGCCGTTAGCGAGTATTACCGAAATTTCGGGTCGCGTAACGGATAATACTGGGAATGCGATCAAAGGTGCAACCGTAAAAGTGGTAAAAGGTAATACTGTGAATACTTTGATAACGGATGCAAATGGTAATTATAAATTGTCAAACATTTCAGCGGCAGGGTATTATAACGTTGAATTTAGCCATATTGGGTACGAAACAGTTAGTAAAAACAATCAGTATATAACGCTTGGGAGCGCTAATGTAATAAATGCTCAAATGCAGCCTGTTGAAACATTACAAAATGTGCAGTTGAGTAATAGTGTTTATACGCCTATACGTGACGGTGTAGCGCAGGTGTTGACTTTAAAGTTTAATGTTTCATCCGGTGAGAGTAATGTGGTGGTTAGGGTTTATGATATCAAAGGGCGTAGTGTGCGGCAGATGGAGAATGTAATGGTTAACGGTACAGCTGCGGAAACGTCCTGGGATGGTAATGATAATGCCGGCCGTGCAGTACCCGGCGGGGTATATATCTATCAGATCGAAGCCGGGGGGAAAGTGCGTACCGGTAAGATTCTTGTCGCTAAATAA